The proteins below come from a single Argentina anserina chromosome 1, drPotAnse1.1, whole genome shotgun sequence genomic window:
- the LOC126795572 gene encoding RNA-binding protein involved in heterochromatin assembly dri1 isoform X2: MAPTHLALNKYYINIPTRTTRTTHRQSSILLQQAQFNQSYYIPNSFVFEVLTILRMSWAGGDWMCGACQHTNFKKREACQLCGYPKYGGPDPSTYACNRTEVLAGDWFCNCGAHNYAQRPNCFRCAAFRNDYGGGYNMMASGGCGSDGSAPPGWKAGDWICTRVGCGVHNYANRQECFKCKTPKDYGL; encoded by the exons ATGGCCCCCACACATCTAGCCTTGAACAAGTACTATATAAACATCCCAACCCGAACAACAAGAACAACTCATCGACAAAGTAGTATTCTTCTACAGCAGGCGCAGTTCAACCAGAGCTACTACATCCCCAATTCTTTTGTATTCGAAGTCCTTACAATCCTCAG AATGAGCTGGGCAGGAGGAGACTGGATGTGTGGTGCATGCCAGCACACGAACTTTAAAAAGCGGGAAGCATGTCAACTTTGTGGGTATCCTAAGTATGGTGGCCCTGATCCCTCGACATATGCATGCAACAGAACAGAAGTATTGGCAGGGGACtggttttgcaattgtggagCTCACAACTATGCACAGAGACCAAATTGCTTTAGATGTGCTGCATTTAGAAATGACTACGGTGGTGGGTACAACATGATGGCTTCCGGAGGCTGTGGATCTGATGGCAGTGCACCACCAGGATGGAAAGCTGGTGACTGGATTTGCACTAG AGTTGGATGTGGAGTGCACAATTATGCTAACCGACAGGAATGTTTTAAATGCAAAACTCCAAAGGACTACG GTCTGTAA
- the LOC126795572 gene encoding RNA-binding protein involved in heterochromatin assembly dri1 isoform X1, which yields MAPTHLALNKYYINIPTRTTRTTHRQSSILLQQAQFNQSYYIPNSFVFEVLTILRMSWAGGDWMCGACQHTNFKKREACQLCGYPKYGGPDPSTYACNRTEVLAGDWFCNCGAHNYAQRPNCFRCAAFRNDYGGGYNMMASGGCGSDGSAPPGWKAGDWICTRVGCGVHNYANRQECFKCKTPKDYGMY from the exons ATGGCCCCCACACATCTAGCCTTGAACAAGTACTATATAAACATCCCAACCCGAACAACAAGAACAACTCATCGACAAAGTAGTATTCTTCTACAGCAGGCGCAGTTCAACCAGAGCTACTACATCCCCAATTCTTTTGTATTCGAAGTCCTTACAATCCTCAG AATGAGCTGGGCAGGAGGAGACTGGATGTGTGGTGCATGCCAGCACACGAACTTTAAAAAGCGGGAAGCATGTCAACTTTGTGGGTATCCTAAGTATGGTGGCCCTGATCCCTCGACATATGCATGCAACAGAACAGAAGTATTGGCAGGGGACtggttttgcaattgtggagCTCACAACTATGCACAGAGACCAAATTGCTTTAGATGTGCTGCATTTAGAAATGACTACGGTGGTGGGTACAACATGATGGCTTCCGGAGGCTGTGGATCTGATGGCAGTGCACCACCAGGATGGAAAGCTGGTGACTGGATTTGCACTAG AGTTGGATGTGGAGTGCACAATTATGCTAACCGACAGGAATGTTTTAAATGCAAAACTCCAAAGGACTACGGTATGTACTAG
- the LOC126786364 gene encoding pentatricopeptide repeat-containing protein At1g08070, chloroplastic-like produces MWNTIIRGYSLSSTPLRAVEFYRMMILSGTEPNSYTFPFVLKSCARIGAASPEGKQLHGHVLKLGLGCDAFVHTSLINMYAKSGELENARLVFDKSCLRDAVSYTALITGYVSRGCMDDARRLFDEMLARDAVSWNAMISGYAQSGRFEEALGLFEEMRRANVVPNESTMVSVLSACAHLGALDLGKWIHVYIDKKLQSLSNAPLQTSLIDMYAKCGNIEAAKQVFDGMEDKSLASWNAMITGLAMHGEANAALELFSKMGDEGIKPDDITFVGVLSACNHGGLVDLGRKYFSSMTKDYNISPQLQHYGCMIDLLGRAGLLDEAEALMKTMEMKPDGAVWGSLLGACRTHKRVEMGEYVAKHVFELEPENAGAYVLLSNIYAGAGMWDDVARIRTTLNDMGIKKVPGSTSIEVDSVVHEFLVGDKVHPLSEEIYEMLKEMDRLLDMAGFVPDTSEVLYDMDEEWKEGVLSHHSEKLAIAFGLISTKPGTTIRIVKNLRVCGNCHSATKLISKIFNREIIARDRNRFHHFRDGSCSCNDNW; encoded by the exons ATGTGGAACACAATCATCCGAGGCTACTCCTTGTCCTCCACGCCGTTACGCGCCGTGGAGTTTTATCGAATGATGATTCTCTCCGGTACCGAGCCTAATTCTTATACATTCCCTTTTGTTTTGAAGTCATGTGCGAGAATTGGGGCGGCTTCCCCGGAAGGGAAGCAGCTCCATGGACATGTGCTGAAGCTGGGACTTGGGTGTGATGCGTTTGTGCACACTTCGTTGATTAATATGTATGCAAAAAGCGGTGAGTTGGAGAATGCGAGGTTGGTGTTTGATAAGAGTTGTCTGAGAGATGCGGTTTCGTATACTGCTTTGATTACTGGCTATGTTTCGAGGGGTTGTATGGACGATGCGAGGAggttgtttgatgaaatgtTGGCAAGAGATGCTGTTTCTTGGAATGCTATGATTTCGGGGTATGCGCAGAGCGGCCGGTTTGAGGAAGCGTTGGGGTTGTTTGAGGAGATGAGGAGGGCAAATGTGGTGCCTAATGAGAGTACTATGGTTAGTGTGCTCT CTGCTTGTGCTCATTTGGGAGCTCTTGATCTTGGAAAATGGATCCATGTTTATATAGATAAGAAGCTGCAGAGTTTGAGTAATGCACCTCTTCAGACTAGTCTCATAGACATGTATGCAAAATGTGGAAACATAGAGGCAGCAAAACAAGTGTTTGATGGTATGGAAGACAAAAGCTTGGCCTCCTGGAATGCAATGATAACTGGCTTAGCGATGCATGGGGAGGCAAATGCAGCACTTGAGCTTTTTTCGAAAATGGGTGACGAAGGAATCAAGCCAGATGATATCACATTTGTGGGAGTTCTATCGGCCTGCAACCATGGTGGTCTTGTAGACCTTGGACGAAAATATTTTAGTTCCATGACCAAAGACTACAACATTTCACCACAACTACAACACTATGGATGTATGATAGATCTTTTAGGCCGAGCTGGGCTACTTGATGAGGCAGAGGCCCTGATGAAGACCATGGAGATGAAGCCAGATGGTGCTGTATGGGGTTCTCTTCTTGGGGCTTGTAGAACTCATAAGCGTGTAGAGATGGGTGAATATGTTGCCAAACATGTGTTCGAATTAGAGCCTGAAAATGCCGGGGCTTATGTGCTGCTATCAAATATCTATGCAGGAGCTGGTATGTGGGACGATGTAGCGAGAATAAGAACCACGCTGAACGATATGGGAATCAAGAAAGTTCCTGGAAGTACATCTATTGAGGTGGATAGTGTTGTTCATGAGTTTCTGGTTGGTGACAAAGTGCATCCTTTAAGTGAGGAAATCTATGAGATGTTGAAAGAAATGGATAGGCTTTTGGATATGGCTGGTTTTGTACCTGATACATCTGAAGTACTCTATGATATGGATGAGGAATGGAAGGAAGGGGTTTTGAGTCATCATAGTGAGAAGTTGGCCATTGCTTTCGGTTTGATCAGCACAAAGCCAGGCACAACCATTCGAATTGTAAAGAATCTTCGAGTATGTGGAAATTGCCATTCAGCTACAAAACTGATATCCAAGATCTTCAATAGGGAAATTATTGCAAGAGATAGGAATCGCTTCCACCATTTTAGAGATGGTTCTTGTTCATGTAATGACAATTGGTGA
- the LOC126791694 gene encoding early nodulin-93-like yields MAKNVAQSPMTSFDQQLAKRCSQEGVKAGVKAAVVATIATAIPTFASVRMLPWARANLNPTAQALIISTAAGMAYFIVADKTILATARKNSFHQVSN; encoded by the exons ATGGCAAAAAATGTAGCTCAGTCTCCCATGACTTCATTTGACCAGCAGCTGGCTAAGCGCTGTTCTCAGG AGGGTGTAAAAGCTGGAGTCAAGGCAGCTGTTGTTGCTACCATTGCTACTGCAATTCCAACT TTTGCTAGTGTGAGGATGCTGCCTTGGGCAAGAGCCAATCTGAATCCCACAGCTCAGGCTCTCATAATCTCTACAG CTGCTGGAATGGCATACTTCATAGTGGCTGACAAGACTATTTTGGCAACCGCAAGGAAGAACTCCTTCCACCAAGTCTCTAACTAA